The Chroicocephalus ridibundus chromosome 2, bChrRid1.1, whole genome shotgun sequence genome includes a region encoding these proteins:
- the USP14 gene encoding ubiquitin carboxyl-terminal hydrolase 14 isoform X2 encodes MPLFSVNVKWGKEKFDGVELNTDEPPMVFKAQLFALTGVQPARQKVMVKGGTLKDDDWGNLKIKNGMTLLMMGSADALPEEPIARPVFVEDMTEEQLASAMELPCGLTNLGNTCYMNATVQCIRSVPEVKEALKRYGGALRASGEMASAQYITAALRDLFDSMDKTSSSIPPIILLQFLHMAFPQFAEKGDQGQYLQQDANECWVQMMRVLQQKLEGIEGDTVMETDSGATAASSKKKSLIDQFFSIEFETAMKCTEAEEEEVTKGKENLLQLSCFINQEVKYLFTGLKLRLQEEITKLSPTLQRNALYIKSSKISRLPAYLTIQMVRFFYKEKESVNAKVLKDVKFPLMLDVYELCTPDLQEKMVSYRSKFKDLEDKKVNQQPKNSSKSDGAQKEVKYEPFSFPDDIGSNNCGYYDLQAVLTHQGRSSSSGHYVSWVKRKQDEWIKFDDDKVSIVTPEDILRLSGGGDWHIAYVLLYGPRRIEVIEDEAEQ; translated from the exons ATGCCGCTCTTCTCAG ttaACGTGAAATGGGGAAAAGAGAAATTCGATGGTGTGGAACTTAACACTGATGAACCTCCAATGGTCTTCAAAGCCCAGTTGTTTGCACTGACTGGAGTTCAGCCTGCTAGACAGAAGGTTATGGTTAAAGGTGGAACTCTGAAG GATGATGACTGGGGGAACCTAAAAATAAAGAAT GGGATGACCTTATTAATGATGGGTTCCGCAGATGCACTTCCAGAAGAGCCAATTGCTCGACCCGTCTTTGTAGAAGACATGACAGAGGAGCAGTTGGCTTCAGCT ATGGAATTACCATGTGGATTGACAAACCTTGGCAACACTTGCTACATGAATGCTACGGTTCAGTGTATCCGCTCAGTGCCAGAAGTGAAAGAGGCCCTTAAAAG gtaTGGTGGTGCCTTAAGAGCTTCAGGAGAAATGGCCTCTGCTCAATACATTACTGCAG CTCTTAGAGACTTGTTTGATTCCATGGATAAAACTTCCTCCAGTATCCCACCTATCATTCTCCTGCAGTTTTTACATATGGCCTTCCCACAGTTTGCAGAGAAAGGCGATCAAGGCCAGTACCTTCAACAG GATGCCAATGAGTGCTGGGTGCAGATGATGAGAGTCCTACAGCAGAAGCTGGAAGGCATAGAAGGTGATACAGTTATGGAG ACAGACTCTGGAGCAACAGCAGCATCTTCTAAAAAGAAGAGTTTAATTGATCAGTTCTTCAGTATTGAATTTGAAACAGC CATGAAATGTACAGAAGCTGAAGAAGAGGAAGTAACTAAAGGAAAGGAGAATCTGCTTCAGCTTAGCTGCTTTATCAATCAAGAAGTGAAATATCTGTTTACAGGACTAAAATTG cgTCTTCAAGAGGAAATCACCAAACTCTCTCCAACGCTGCAGAGAAATGCACTCTATATCAAATCT tctaaAATTAGTCGCTTGCCAGCGTACCTGACTATTCAGATGGTCAGATTtttttacaaagagaaagaaTCTGTGAATGCCAAAGTTCTTAAG GATGTTAAATTTCCTCTTATGTTGGATGTCTATGAGCTATGTACTCCAGACCTTcaggaaaaaatggtttcttATCGATCAAAATTCAAAGATCTAGAAGACAAAAAAGTAAATCAACAGCCAAAGAAT TCCAGTAAAAGTGATGGTGCACAGAAAGAAGTTAAATATgaaccattttcttttcctgatg atATTGGTTCTAATAATTGCGGCTATTATGACCTGCAGGCAGTGCTAACACATCAAGGCAGATCAAGTTCCTCTGGCCATTATGTATCTTGGGTTAAAAggaaacaag atgagTGGATTAAGTTTGATGATGACAAAGTCAGCATTGTTACACCTGAAGATATTTTGAGGTTATCTGGGGGTGGAGACTGGCATATAGCTTATGTTCTACTCTACGGGCCACGCAGAATTGAAGTAATTGAAGATGAAGCTGAACAGTAG
- the USP14 gene encoding ubiquitin carboxyl-terminal hydrolase 14 isoform X1 encodes MPLFSVNVKWGKEKFDGVELNTDEPPMVFKAQLFALTGVQPARQKVMVKGGTLKDDDWGNLKIKNGMTLLMMGSADALPEEPIARPVFVEDMTEEQLASAMELPCGLTNLGNTCYMNATVQCIRSVPEVKEALKRYGGALRASGEMASAQYITAALRDLFDSMDKTSSSIPPIILLQFLHMAFPQFAEKGDQGQYLQQDANECWVQMMRVLQQKLEGIEGDTVMEVITDSGATAASSKKKSLIDQFFSIEFETAMKCTEAEEEEVTKGKENLLQLSCFINQEVKYLFTGLKLRLQEEITKLSPTLQRNALYIKSSKISRLPAYLTIQMVRFFYKEKESVNAKVLKDVKFPLMLDVYELCTPDLQEKMVSYRSKFKDLEDKKVNQQPKNSSKSDGAQKEVKYEPFSFPDDIGSNNCGYYDLQAVLTHQGRSSSSGHYVSWVKRKQDEWIKFDDDKVSIVTPEDILRLSGGGDWHIAYVLLYGPRRIEVIEDEAEQ; translated from the exons ATGCCGCTCTTCTCAG ttaACGTGAAATGGGGAAAAGAGAAATTCGATGGTGTGGAACTTAACACTGATGAACCTCCAATGGTCTTCAAAGCCCAGTTGTTTGCACTGACTGGAGTTCAGCCTGCTAGACAGAAGGTTATGGTTAAAGGTGGAACTCTGAAG GATGATGACTGGGGGAACCTAAAAATAAAGAAT GGGATGACCTTATTAATGATGGGTTCCGCAGATGCACTTCCAGAAGAGCCAATTGCTCGACCCGTCTTTGTAGAAGACATGACAGAGGAGCAGTTGGCTTCAGCT ATGGAATTACCATGTGGATTGACAAACCTTGGCAACACTTGCTACATGAATGCTACGGTTCAGTGTATCCGCTCAGTGCCAGAAGTGAAAGAGGCCCTTAAAAG gtaTGGTGGTGCCTTAAGAGCTTCAGGAGAAATGGCCTCTGCTCAATACATTACTGCAG CTCTTAGAGACTTGTTTGATTCCATGGATAAAACTTCCTCCAGTATCCCACCTATCATTCTCCTGCAGTTTTTACATATGGCCTTCCCACAGTTTGCAGAGAAAGGCGATCAAGGCCAGTACCTTCAACAG GATGCCAATGAGTGCTGGGTGCAGATGATGAGAGTCCTACAGCAGAAGCTGGAAGGCATAGAAGGTGATACAGTTATGGAGGTAATT ACAGACTCTGGAGCAACAGCAGCATCTTCTAAAAAGAAGAGTTTAATTGATCAGTTCTTCAGTATTGAATTTGAAACAGC CATGAAATGTACAGAAGCTGAAGAAGAGGAAGTAACTAAAGGAAAGGAGAATCTGCTTCAGCTTAGCTGCTTTATCAATCAAGAAGTGAAATATCTGTTTACAGGACTAAAATTG cgTCTTCAAGAGGAAATCACCAAACTCTCTCCAACGCTGCAGAGAAATGCACTCTATATCAAATCT tctaaAATTAGTCGCTTGCCAGCGTACCTGACTATTCAGATGGTCAGATTtttttacaaagagaaagaaTCTGTGAATGCCAAAGTTCTTAAG GATGTTAAATTTCCTCTTATGTTGGATGTCTATGAGCTATGTACTCCAGACCTTcaggaaaaaatggtttcttATCGATCAAAATTCAAAGATCTAGAAGACAAAAAAGTAAATCAACAGCCAAAGAAT TCCAGTAAAAGTGATGGTGCACAGAAAGAAGTTAAATATgaaccattttcttttcctgatg atATTGGTTCTAATAATTGCGGCTATTATGACCTGCAGGCAGTGCTAACACATCAAGGCAGATCAAGTTCCTCTGGCCATTATGTATCTTGGGTTAAAAggaaacaag atgagTGGATTAAGTTTGATGATGACAAAGTCAGCATTGTTACACCTGAAGATATTTTGAGGTTATCTGGGGGTGGAGACTGGCATATAGCTTATGTTCTACTCTACGGGCCACGCAGAATTGAAGTAATTGAAGATGAAGCTGAACAGTAG